One Mangifera indica cultivar Alphonso chromosome 4, CATAS_Mindica_2.1, whole genome shotgun sequence genomic region harbors:
- the LOC123212944 gene encoding uncharacterized protein LOC123212944: protein MGMMEYTPSSIAPLLLRNLVTSIFIFADKSLLNLAQKYRPLEFIHYILITSFLFFLRLLPSRFPSFNSNSDKNHHTFTFESHKNNIYEPSRGSDDSGIARALSQLLSIVNDIPVNSRKYELVRSLAERLIDENHRENVEALHEVNRAVLSSAFSRALGQLEAAVVELVGDMASSGRVQYRLNRVFRVVQSRAGWGKEEASRSGISAEKLAAEILWLAQKLAACGFAEEAVERWASASNLGWLALSAEPRLQGSLVKVSAFLFKQAKDLGVETSTEEEEYQKKQHRKTKLKMLLSWLPLLCRGSDGLDMPVLSTNEKAQLERVLEDNIQMLLHEEQEQVLSLWLHHFTYCPYSDWPNLHASYARWYTASRNHLLLH, encoded by the exons ATGGGAATGATGGAATATACACCTTCCTCCATAGCCCCCTTGCTTCTTCGAAACCTCGTTACTTCCATATTTATCTTTGCAGACAAATCCCTTTTAAACTTGGCCCAAAAATATAGACCTCTTGAATTCATTCACTATATTCTCATCACttcctttctcttcttcttacGTCTACTCCCATCTCGTTTCCCTTCCTTTAACTCTAATTCTGACAAAAATCATCATACTTTTACCTTTGAATCccacaaaaataatatttacgaGCCTTCTCGTGGCAGCGATGACTCGGGTATCGCTCGAGCCCTTTCGCAATTGCTATCAATAGTCAATGATATCCCCGTCAACTCTCGAAAGTATGAACTTGTGAGATCTTTGGCTGAGAGGCTTATTGATGAGAACCATAGAGAGAATGTTGAAGCCTTACATGAAGTCAACCGTGCCGTTTTGTCGTCAGCCTTTTCGAGGGCTCTTGGCCAACTTGAAGCCGCGGTTGTTGAACTTGTTGGTGATATGGCTAGTTCTGGACGGGTTCAGTATCGGTTGAACCGGGTTTTCCGGGTGGTTCAGTCGAGGGCTGGGTGGGGCAAAGAGGAGGCGAGCCGATCTGGGATATCAGCTGAGAAGCTGGCGGCTGAGATACTTTGGCTGGCGCAGAAGTTGGCGGCTTGTGGGTTTGCAGAGGAGGCTGTTGAAAGGTGGGCATCGGCTTCAAATTTGGGGTGGCTTGCTCTTTCGGCTGAGCCACGATTGCAGGGTTCATTGGTCAAGGTTTCAg cATTCTTGTTCAAGCAAGCCAAAGATTTGGGAGTAGAGACAAgtacagaagaagaagaatatcaGAAAAAGCAACACcgaaaaacaaaactgaagaTGCTACTCTCATGGTTACCATTGCTTTGCAGAGGTAGCGATGGTTTAGATATGCCAGTTCTAAGCACAAATGAAAAAGCCCAACTGGAGAGAGTACTGGAAGACAACATACAAATGTTGCTACATGAAGAGCAAGAGCAAGTATTGTCTCTATGGCTTCACCATTTCACATATTGTCCATACTCGGATTGGCCCAATCTGCATGCTTCCTATGCTCGCTGGTACACTGCTTCTCGCAACCACTTACTCCTGCACTAG